One window from the genome of Montipora foliosa isolate CH-2021 chromosome 5, ASM3666993v2, whole genome shotgun sequence encodes:
- the LOC138003294 gene encoding uncharacterized protein isoform X1, whose amino-acid sequence MRFEGMASKIRVLQWLSFLNVALGILVVIIGIASINVTDFYVGVFGMGIWIGGWMLLTGVAGMGSAAKPGNDCRLGVFVGCCTFAIVIMIICNIVIGTVVIKHFHFEATVTREYYKNKHDYLYHKPKEYFQQRNKAGQAGLAVYSSLMVLLSCDIMLNAAILLVRRDRSLTHRQATTTGSNNTQRASTQRNQASTEGMPTAGQTWSALGFHFKLPNYADLYPEGITDSNLHTNEQRQVSHCPQEPPPAYSPRRPASLSQHSSPPGQPFVLPCNSNATPVMERRTVVEDCTRSITPSTLATGGDASITLDTPEAVENSIEFPSGNIKSSERSSLKTTSSLVTSATSQLTLLNSVGSSHSADGNSSRTLPNALDENYGEDIGGLASNQVAQYETTKL is encoded by the exons ATGAGATTTGAAGGTATGGCATCGAAGATAAGAGTACTCCAATGGCTCTCCTTCCTAAACGTCGCTCTTGGAATACTGGTGGTGATAATAGGAATTGCTTCTATTAACGTAACCGATTTCTATGTTGGAGTTTTCGGGATGGGAATTTGGATCGGCGGCTGG ATGCTGCTGACAGGTGTAGCAGGAATGGGTAGCGCTGCAAAACCAGGAAATGATTGCAGG CTTGGTGTTTTCGTGGGCTGTTGTACGTTTGCCATTGTCATCATGATCATTTGCAACATCGTTATTGGCACAGTGGTCATTAAACACTTTCACTTTGAGGCAACTGTCACCAGAGAATATTACAAAAACAAGCACGATTACCTTTATCATAAACCGAAAGAATACTTTCAGCAAAGAAACAAAGCTGGACAAGCCGGATTAGCGGTGTATAGCTCTTTGATGGTCTTGCTTAGCTGTGACATAATGCTAAATGCTGCTATACTATTGGTTCGCCGTGATAGATCATTGACTCATCGACAG GCAACCACAACTGGATCAAACAATACTCAGCGGGCTTCAACTCAACGTAATCAAGCCAGTACCGAAGGGATGCCTACTGCAGGCCAGACCTGGTCGGCGCTCGGGTTTCATTTTAAATTACCG AATTACGCTGACCTTTACCCTGAGGGAATTACCGATTCAAATCTTCACACGAACGAACAGAGACAAGTTTCCCACTGTCCACAAGAACCACCACCGGCGTACTCACCAAGAAGACCAGCGTCACTTTCTCAGCATTCTTCACCTCCTGGTCAGCCTTTTGTCTTACCTTGCAATTCAAACGCAACGCCCGTTATGGAACGGCGCACTGTAGTTGAAGACTGTACACGTTCTATCACGCCTTCAACGTTGGCGACCGGTGGAGACGCCTCTATCACCTTAGACACTCCCGAAGCTGTTGAAAACTCGATCGAATTTCCTTCGGGAAATATAAAATCCTCAGAGAGGTCGAGCTTAAAAACAACGTCAAGTTTGGTAACCTCAGCCACCAGTCAATTGACCTTACTAAACTCTGTGGGATCCAGCCATTCTGCAGATGGTAACTCGTCCCGGACATTGCCAAACGCTTTAGATGAAAATTATGGTGAAGATATTGGCGGTTTAGCCTCAAATCAGGTGGCACAATATGAGACAACAAAGCTTTAA
- the LOC138003294 gene encoding uncharacterized protein isoform X2 → MLLTGVAGMGSAAKPGNDCRLGVFVGCCTFAIVIMIICNIVIGTVVIKHFHFEATVTREYYKNKHDYLYHKPKEYFQQRNKAGQAGLAVYSSLMVLLSCDIMLNAAILLVRRDRSLTHRQATTTGSNNTQRASTQRNQASTEGMPTAGQTWSALGFHFKLPNYADLYPEGITDSNLHTNEQRQVSHCPQEPPPAYSPRRPASLSQHSSPPGQPFVLPCNSNATPVMERRTVVEDCTRSITPSTLATGGDASITLDTPEAVENSIEFPSGNIKSSERSSLKTTSSLVTSATSQLTLLNSVGSSHSADGNSSRTLPNALDENYGEDIGGLASNQVAQYETTKL, encoded by the exons ATGCTGCTGACAGGTGTAGCAGGAATGGGTAGCGCTGCAAAACCAGGAAATGATTGCAGG CTTGGTGTTTTCGTGGGCTGTTGTACGTTTGCCATTGTCATCATGATCATTTGCAACATCGTTATTGGCACAGTGGTCATTAAACACTTTCACTTTGAGGCAACTGTCACCAGAGAATATTACAAAAACAAGCACGATTACCTTTATCATAAACCGAAAGAATACTTTCAGCAAAGAAACAAAGCTGGACAAGCCGGATTAGCGGTGTATAGCTCTTTGATGGTCTTGCTTAGCTGTGACATAATGCTAAATGCTGCTATACTATTGGTTCGCCGTGATAGATCATTGACTCATCGACAG GCAACCACAACTGGATCAAACAATACTCAGCGGGCTTCAACTCAACGTAATCAAGCCAGTACCGAAGGGATGCCTACTGCAGGCCAGACCTGGTCGGCGCTCGGGTTTCATTTTAAATTACCG AATTACGCTGACCTTTACCCTGAGGGAATTACCGATTCAAATCTTCACACGAACGAACAGAGACAAGTTTCCCACTGTCCACAAGAACCACCACCGGCGTACTCACCAAGAAGACCAGCGTCACTTTCTCAGCATTCTTCACCTCCTGGTCAGCCTTTTGTCTTACCTTGCAATTCAAACGCAACGCCCGTTATGGAACGGCGCACTGTAGTTGAAGACTGTACACGTTCTATCACGCCTTCAACGTTGGCGACCGGTGGAGACGCCTCTATCACCTTAGACACTCCCGAAGCTGTTGAAAACTCGATCGAATTTCCTTCGGGAAATATAAAATCCTCAGAGAGGTCGAGCTTAAAAACAACGTCAAGTTTGGTAACCTCAGCCACCAGTCAATTGACCTTACTAAACTCTGTGGGATCCAGCCATTCTGCAGATGGTAACTCGTCCCGGACATTGCCAAACGCTTTAGATGAAAATTATGGTGAAGATATTGGCGGTTTAGCCTCAAATCAGGTGGCACAATATGAGACAACAAAGCTTTAA